In the Pseudothauera hydrothermalis genome, one interval contains:
- the gspF gene encoding type II secretion system inner membrane protein GspF has protein sequence MTAFRYRALDAEGRETAGVIEADSSRGARSQLRERKLFPLEVVSVSAAGSAVSVRHRLKEMELVLLSRQWATLLAAGLTIEQALVALIEQAEQDATRQLLSGVRSEILAGHSLRAALDRFPAAFPAIYRASVAAGEKSGQLARVMDQLATYLERRLALRQKTQHALLYPAIVAGVALLVVIGLMTYVVPQVVTVFQQGRQELPLLTRAMIHVSALLRDWGWLMLVALAASGLGFALLLRERSIRRAWHAMLLRMPLLGRHLRVLDATRFASTLSILAGSGVPLLAALEAGREVTERLPVQDAIREATERVREGQSLSKALASVGVFPPLLIHMIASGEATGRLDELLERAARLQQQELENRVAVLTSLLEPVLLLGMGGIVLLIVLAVMQPIVEINTMLR, from the coding sequence ATGACGGCCTTTCGTTATCGTGCGCTGGACGCCGAGGGGCGTGAAACCGCCGGAGTGATCGAAGCCGACTCCTCGCGGGGGGCACGCTCCCAATTGCGCGAGCGCAAGCTTTTCCCGCTCGAAGTCGTGAGCGTGAGCGCAGCCGGCAGCGCGGTGTCGGTTCGTCATCGGCTCAAGGAAATGGAGCTTGTCTTGCTGTCGCGCCAGTGGGCGACGCTGCTGGCTGCGGGGCTGACCATCGAGCAGGCGCTGGTGGCATTGATCGAGCAAGCCGAACAGGACGCCACTCGGCAGTTGCTGTCGGGCGTGCGTTCGGAGATTCTTGCCGGCCACTCCCTGCGGGCTGCGCTGGACCGGTTCCCGGCGGCCTTCCCGGCCATCTACCGGGCTTCGGTGGCCGCAGGTGAAAAATCCGGGCAACTGGCTCGGGTGATGGACCAACTGGCGACCTATCTGGAGCGCCGCCTTGCCCTTCGGCAAAAGACGCAACATGCCTTGCTGTATCCGGCCATTGTTGCGGGTGTGGCTTTGCTGGTGGTGATCGGTTTGATGACCTACGTGGTGCCGCAGGTCGTCACCGTGTTCCAACAAGGACGGCAAGAACTTCCGCTACTGACCCGCGCGATGATCCATGTGTCGGCGCTGTTGCGTGATTGGGGCTGGCTGATGCTGGTTGCGCTGGCTGCCAGCGGACTGGGCTTTGCGCTGTTGCTGCGGGAGCGCTCGATCCGGCGTGCTTGGCACGCCATGTTGTTGCGTATGCCGTTACTTGGCCGTCATCTGCGGGTGCTCGACGCCACCCGCTTTGCCAGTACCCTGTCGATTCTTGCCGGCAGTGGAGTGCCGTTATTGGCCGCGCTGGAGGCCGGACGTGAGGTGACCGAACGTCTGCCGGTGCAGGACGCCATCCGTGAGGCGACCGAGCGGGTGCGCGAAGGCCAGTCCTTGTCAAAAGCGCTGGCTTCAGTCGGGGTTTTTCCGCCGTTGCTGATTCACATGATTGCCAGCGGCGAGGCAACCGGGCGCCTGGACGAACTGCTCGAGCGTGCGGCCCGACTGCAGCAGCAAGAGCTGGAAAACAGGGTCGCGGTGCTCACCAGTCTTTTGGAACCGGTGCTACTGCTGGGGATGGGCGGGATCGTGCTGCTCATCGTGCTGGCGGTGATGCAGCCGATTGTAGAAATCAACACGATGCTCAGGTAA
- the gspG gene encoding type II secretion system major pseudopilin GspG: MRAFFAVQRQRGFTLIEVMVVIVILGVLAALVVPRIMSRPDEARVVAAKQDIATIMQALKLYKLDNRHYPSNAQGLQALVERPTGTPVAENWKRYLERLPADPWGQPYQYLNPGLQGEVDVMSFGADGKAGGEGFDADIGSWNL, encoded by the coding sequence ATGAGGGCTTTCTTTGCCGTACAACGTCAGCGCGGATTCACCTTGATCGAGGTGATGGTGGTCATCGTCATCCTTGGGGTGCTGGCTGCGCTGGTGGTGCCGCGCATCATGAGCCGACCGGACGAAGCGCGGGTGGTGGCGGCCAAACAAGATATTGCGACCATCATGCAGGCTCTGAAACTCTATAAGCTCGACAACCGGCATTACCCGAGCAACGCCCAGGGGCTACAGGCTTTGGTGGAACGCCCGACCGGCACGCCGGTGGCGGAAAATTGGAAACGCTACCTGGAGCGGCTGCCGGCCGATCCTTGGGGGCAGCCTTATCAGTATCTGAATCCGGGCTTGCAAGGCGAAGTGGATGTCATGAGTTTCGGGGCCGATGGCAAGGCCGGCGGCGAGGGTTTCGATGCCGACATCGGCTCGTGGAATCTTTAA
- a CDS encoding prepilin-type N-terminal cleavage/methylation domain-containing protein: MPTSARGIFNAVVSGGSARGFTLIEVLVVLLILGIAVSGASLGLTVIERRDTELAVRRLQRVLEAAAARAQTLGQTIEFEILANGYRFNRLDVGGRWVPFDEPPWLVAKDLPPGLAWRALLQASGEQGRVRFGVFAPRYALSLNTPEGVVRLRGQATGAVIVERSDERAQP, encoded by the coding sequence ATGCCGACATCGGCTCGTGGAATCTTTAACGCGGTCGTCTCCGGTGGCAGCGCTCGGGGCTTTACGCTCATCGAAGTGCTGGTGGTGCTATTGATTCTGGGCATTGCGGTCTCTGGCGCCAGTCTCGGGTTGACTGTCATCGAGCGGCGCGACACCGAGCTGGCGGTGCGACGCTTACAGCGCGTGCTCGAAGCCGCGGCTGCGCGCGCCCAGACGTTGGGGCAGACCATCGAATTCGAGATACTGGCCAACGGCTATCGGTTCAACAGGCTTGACGTCGGCGGCCGCTGGGTGCCGTTCGACGAGCCGCCATGGTTGGTGGCCAAAGATTTACCACCCGGACTGGCCTGGCGCGCTCTGTTGCAGGCTTCAGGCGAGCAAGGGCGAGTGCGTTTTGGCGTCTTTGCGCCGCGTTATGCGCTGAGTCTGAACACCCCGGAGGGTGTGGTGCGCTTGCGCGGGCAGGCGACCGGGGCGGTGATCGTAGAGCGTTCGGACGAGCGTGCGCAACCATGA
- the gspI gene encoding type II secretion system minor pseudopilin GspI, which produces MISRGFTLLECVVALAILALAMTAALRAAGSVATSTDGLKTRTLAEWVAQNRLAELRATGAWPPLGQQDGYAEQAGRRFIWQARVQPTPNPLFRRVDVQVFDQDRRPLVTMTGFLARPLR; this is translated from the coding sequence ATGATCAGCCGCGGGTTCACGCTGCTCGAATGCGTGGTGGCTTTGGCCATTCTGGCCTTGGCCATGACCGCGGCGCTACGCGCAGCCGGCAGTGTGGCAACCTCCACGGATGGCCTGAAAACCCGCACACTTGCCGAATGGGTGGCGCAGAACCGTCTGGCCGAACTGCGTGCGACCGGCGCCTGGCCGCCGCTTGGGCAGCAAGACGGTTACGCCGAGCAGGCAGGGCGACGTTTCATCTGGCAAGCGCGCGTCCAGCCGACGCCCAATCCGCTGTTTCGCCGGGTGGATGTGCAAGTGTTTGACCAGGACAGACGTCCGTTGGTCACCATGACCGGTTTTCTGGCGAGGCCGCTGCGATGA
- a CDS encoding type II secretion system protein GspJ, with the protein MSLRVGERSRGAGLTLIELLVALAVFAVLGTLTWRGSSQMIDTQRLLAAQLERWRAIQRAMQIVELSLIQVAARPSAKGAAVPPALVLNDGRTGTELSVLTLSGETGVQRVFFRLEADRWIWARRVDDGLATGHSGDESDVLLTGVKAVDWRFLGPNGWVPTWPASANAAAQLPAGVELRMELDDVGLITRIYALR; encoded by the coding sequence ATGAGCCTGCGTGTGGGTGAGCGTTCGCGCGGCGCTGGCTTGACCTTGATCGAGTTGCTGGTGGCGCTGGCCGTTTTTGCGGTGTTGGGAACGCTTACTTGGCGGGGGAGCAGCCAAATGATCGATACCCAACGCCTCCTGGCTGCGCAGTTGGAGCGCTGGCGGGCGATCCAGCGCGCAATGCAAATCGTGGAGCTTAGCCTGATCCAGGTAGCCGCCCGGCCAAGCGCCAAGGGCGCCGCCGTACCCCCCGCCTTGGTGCTGAACGATGGACGGACAGGGACCGAATTGAGCGTGCTGACCCTGAGCGGTGAGACCGGTGTACAGCGGGTGTTCTTCAGACTGGAGGCAGATCGATGGATTTGGGCTCGACGCGTGGACGATGGGCTGGCAACCGGACATTCGGGTGACGAGTCGGACGTGCTGCTGACCGGCGTCAAAGCCGTGGACTGGCGTTTTCTTGGTCCAAACGGCTGGGTGCCGACCTGGCCAGCGAGCGCCAACGCCGCCGCTCAACTGCCCGCCGGGGTAGAGCTGCGCATGGAACTGGACGATGTTGGCCTCATCACCCGAATTTATGCCTTGCGCTGA
- the gspK gene encoding type II secretion system minor pseudopilin GspK, translating into MPCADRHPRQTGAAIVTAMVAVLLVASIAAALLADLGQSIDVGSGLYDQAQARQLARGAVDWARNVLADDKRRSAVDHAAELWATPVPPIPVEEGEIAGEIVDLSGRFNLNNLAPQGKADDNAAAQFERLLVALGIAPQRAQALRRAVLARLVGAGEDAGPVPGSDRSAVSGPLLDVAELAVLPGFDAPTLARLRPFVAALRSPSKINVNTASAEVLQAVIRGLELADARALVAERERAWFRHLGDLQGRLPSGASLDASVGLDVQSSFFLVTTRARYGRVMVKVEALLERSHTWPEVVWLRIP; encoded by the coding sequence ATGCCTTGCGCTGACCGCCACCCAAGGCAGACTGGCGCGGCAATCGTCACCGCTATGGTGGCGGTGTTGCTGGTGGCCAGTATTGCGGCGGCCCTGTTGGCCGATCTGGGTCAAAGCATCGATGTCGGCAGCGGCCTGTACGACCAAGCTCAAGCTCGCCAACTGGCCCGCGGTGCGGTGGATTGGGCGCGCAATGTGCTGGCCGACGACAAACGACGCAGCGCGGTGGATCATGCTGCAGAACTGTGGGCAACGCCGGTGCCGCCGATTCCGGTCGAAGAAGGCGAGATCGCCGGTGAGATCGTCGACCTGTCCGGACGCTTCAATCTCAATAATCTCGCACCGCAAGGGAAGGCCGATGACAACGCGGCTGCTCAGTTCGAGCGCTTATTGGTCGCGCTGGGCATCGCGCCGCAGCGGGCGCAGGCGTTGCGTCGCGCGGTGCTCGCACGCTTGGTCGGCGCAGGTGAGGACGCCGGGCCGGTGCCGGGCAGCGACCGCAGTGCGGTGTCGGGGCCCTTGTTGGATGTGGCCGAACTTGCGGTTTTACCCGGTTTCGATGCGCCCACCCTTGCCCGACTCAGACCCTTTGTGGCAGCGCTGCGATCGCCGAGCAAAATCAATGTCAACACCGCCTCGGCCGAGGTGCTCCAGGCGGTGATCCGCGGACTGGAGCTTGCCGACGCGCGGGCGTTGGTCGCCGAACGGGAGCGCGCCTGGTTCCGCCATCTGGGAGATTTGCAGGGGCGTTTGCCATCCGGTGCGAGCCTGGATGCAAGCGTCGGTCTGGATGTGCAGAGCAGTTTCTTTTTGGTCACCACTCGGGCGCGCTATGGCAGGGTGATGGTCAAGGTCGAAGCACTGCTGGAGCGCTCGCATACATGGCCCGAGGTGGTTTGGTTGAGGATTCCATGA
- the gspL gene encoding type II secretion system protein GspL gives MNRRLIVYVGEHWPTQPSTPWVVLDDRGQAIEQGQSDPRYWPAAEHCEAVLAAPLCSWIEVKLPAGARREPERLLRYAVEDRVAGDIDHQHLTLISQRRVDDGVLAAVLVCNRARLREILTALAACNRPALHMYAELQAEVGEGEDWTLALGVAEHGVLHPGPGRARLALDKAACEPLLAHLLDQARRAGQAPARLVLRYQSGAGGLDAGMLAERLALPVVEGAPYCWWSCRNSAADLLHGELRPAHRRTGWYRRLRRPLALAGTAMVVFFLANLGEVLWKKQQLAALEQRMQRLFESAVPNTPAVAPALQLRRHLDEMRSKHGLLRQDDALTLLAAFVDSAGSGARGALSAIDYEAGQLKLSLRDASALNVSEVAGRLAIKGYRLRQNEDGTWVISQEIGR, from the coding sequence ATGAACAGACGGCTGATTGTTTATGTCGGCGAACACTGGCCGACCCAGCCCTCCACGCCCTGGGTGGTGCTCGATGACCGGGGGCAAGCGATCGAGCAAGGTCAATCCGATCCGCGATATTGGCCTGCGGCCGAGCACTGCGAAGCGGTGCTGGCGGCGCCGTTGTGCAGTTGGATCGAGGTCAAGTTGCCCGCAGGGGCGCGGCGTGAACCTGAGCGCCTGCTGCGCTATGCGGTCGAGGATCGCGTTGCGGGCGATATCGATCATCAGCACTTGACCTTGATTAGCCAGCGCCGCGTCGATGACGGGGTGTTGGCCGCGGTGCTGGTTTGCAACCGCGCGCGCTTGCGGGAAATTCTGACCGCGCTGGCAGCTTGCAACCGTCCGGCGCTGCATATGTACGCCGAACTGCAGGCCGAAGTTGGGGAGGGCGAAGACTGGACGCTTGCCCTCGGCGTGGCCGAGCATGGCGTGCTGCACCCAGGCCCCGGGCGGGCCCGCTTGGCGCTGGACAAAGCCGCTTGCGAGCCGCTGCTTGCGCACTTGTTGGATCAGGCCAGACGCGCCGGCCAGGCGCCCGCCCGCCTAGTGTTGCGTTACCAGTCCGGCGCAGGCGGGCTGGATGCTGGCATGCTCGCTGAGCGCCTGGCTTTGCCTGTGGTCGAGGGCGCACCGTATTGCTGGTGGTCGTGCCGCAACTCAGCGGCCGACCTGCTGCACGGCGAGCTGCGTCCGGCGCATCGGCGGACGGGGTGGTATCGTCGGCTGCGCAGGCCGCTGGCCTTGGCCGGCACGGCAATGGTCGTGTTCTTTTTGGCAAATTTAGGCGAAGTCCTGTGGAAAAAACAGCAACTGGCGGCACTCGAGCAGCGCATGCAGCGGCTTTTTGAGTCTGCGGTGCCCAATACCCCGGCGGTGGCGCCGGCCTTGCAACTGCGCCGCCATCTGGATGAGATGCGTTCCAAACACGGCCTGTTGCGGCAAGACGACGCACTGACGCTGCTTGCGGCCTTTGTCGACAGCGCCGGCAGTGGTGCCAGAGGCGCGCTATCGGCCATCGATTACGAAGCTGGCCAACTCAAACTCAGCCTGCGCGACGCATCGGCCTTGAATGTATCGGAAGTGGCCGGCAGGCTGGCGATCAAGGGTTATCGGCTGCGGCAAAACGAGGACGGTACATGGGTGATTTCGCAGGAGATCGGGCGATGA
- the gspM gene encoding type II secretion system protein GspM: MSGPIAWMRASSAAMSVRERRLLAVAAMVVAGALMAVTVEWAMRERHRLDRALPQAQVQLLQMQDDAAELAQLNRSQQALTPPDPAALGPALETAARVRGLTVTLQPVAGGIEVSGSGRFAALVEWLAAVQADSRLRPQRMTVRSHGDEVRFELVL, translated from the coding sequence ATGAGTGGCCCGATCGCATGGATGCGGGCGAGCTCTGCGGCGATGTCGGTGCGTGAGCGCCGGCTGCTTGCCGTGGCAGCGATGGTCGTGGCCGGTGCGCTGATGGCAGTGACCGTGGAATGGGCGATGCGGGAGCGTCATAGGCTGGATCGGGCCTTGCCGCAGGCGCAGGTGCAGTTGCTGCAAATGCAGGATGACGCTGCCGAATTGGCCCAACTCAACCGCTCACAGCAGGCGCTAACGCCGCCCGATCCGGCGGCACTCGGCCCCGCGCTGGAGACCGCGGCACGGGTGCGGGGGTTGACGGTGACACTGCAACCGGTGGCGGGTGGGATAGAGGTAAGCGGTAGCGGCCGCTTTGCCGCGTTGGTGGAATGGCTGGCGGCGGTACAGGCAGACAGTCGCTTGCGTCCGCAGCGCATGACGGTGCGTAGCCATGGCGACGAAGTGCGCTTCGAGTTGGTGTTGTGA
- a CDS encoding 3',5'-nucleoside bisphosphate phosphatase gives MNADLHCHSTFSDGLLSPAEVVCRAHANGVDLLALTDHDEVGGIDEAQAAAAELGLGFVAGVEISVSFADETVHIVGLGIDHRHPELVAGLRRVRAGRDARAARIGEALAGVGIAGALEGARRFAGNPALVSRAHFARFLVSRGLMPDVKTVFDHYLVRGKPGFVEHEWARLEEAVGWIRAAGGIAVLAHPARYRVSAADMARLFDRFQAAGGEAVEVVSGAHTAEEAARFAGEARRRGLLASRASDFHGEKESAVDLGRCNRLPPDLTPVWSRLL, from the coding sequence ATGAACGCCGACCTGCATTGCCATTCCACTTTTTCCGACGGCTTGCTGAGCCCCGCCGAAGTGGTGTGCCGTGCCCATGCCAATGGAGTGGACCTGCTTGCGCTGACCGACCACGACGAAGTGGGCGGTATCGACGAGGCGCAGGCTGCGGCCGCCGAACTCGGCCTGGGTTTTGTGGCCGGGGTGGAGATCTCGGTGTCGTTTGCCGATGAAACCGTCCATATCGTCGGTTTGGGTATCGATCATCGCCACCCGGAGCTGGTTGCCGGCCTGCGTCGGGTGCGCGCCGGACGCGATGCCCGTGCTGCGCGCATCGGCGAGGCACTTGCCGGTGTGGGCATTGCTGGTGCGTTGGAAGGCGCACGCCGCTTTGCCGGCAATCCCGCCCTGGTCAGTCGTGCACATTTCGCCCGGTTTTTGGTTAGCCGCGGGCTGATGCCCGATGTCAAAACGGTGTTCGACCATTACCTGGTGCGCGGCAAGCCGGGTTTCGTGGAGCACGAATGGGCGCGGCTGGAGGAAGCAGTGGGCTGGATCCGTGCCGCAGGCGGGATCGCAGTGCTCGCCCATCCGGCGCGCTACCGGGTGTCCGCCGCCGACATGGCGCGGCTTTTCGACCGTTTTCAGGCGGCCGGCGGCGAGGCGGTGGAAGTGGTGTCCGGTGCCCATACGGCCGAGGAAGCTGCCCGTTTTGCTGGCGAGGCACGCCGTCGCGGCCTACTGGCCTCGCGCGCCTCCGACTTTCACGGCGAGAAAGAGAGCGCGGTGGATCTGGGGCGCTGCAACCGGCTGCCACCCGATCTGACTCCGGTGTGGTCTCGCCTGCTGTGA
- a CDS encoding L-threonylcarbamoyladenylate synthase — protein sequence MAQYFSLHPEHPQPRLIRQAAQIMRAGGLVALPTDSAYALAALTGDASVLARIRQIRGVDERHHFTLMCRDLSEIATYARVDNAQYRLLKATTPGAYTFILEGTKELPRRVLHPKRKTIGLRVPDHPVVSALLEELNEPMLTSTLLLPGEDLPLTDPEEIRDRLAKQVELIIEAGYCGPEATTVIDLTSGVPELVRAGRGDLAPFGLTAD from the coding sequence ATGGCCCAGTACTTTTCCCTGCACCCGGAACATCCGCAGCCGCGGCTGATTCGCCAAGCGGCGCAGATCATGCGCGCCGGCGGCCTGGTGGCACTGCCGACCGATTCGGCCTATGCGTTGGCGGCGCTGACCGGCGATGCCAGCGTGCTGGCACGCATCCGCCAAATCCGTGGCGTAGACGAGCGTCATCATTTCACCCTGATGTGCCGGGATTTGTCCGAAATCGCCACCTATGCGCGGGTGGATAACGCTCAGTACCGATTGCTCAAGGCCACCACGCCGGGCGCTTATACCTTTATTCTGGAAGGCACCAAGGAGTTGCCGCGCCGTGTGCTGCACCCCAAGCGCAAGACCATCGGCCTGCGAGTGCCGGATCACCCGGTGGTCAGCGCGCTACTGGAGGAACTGAACGAGCCGATGCTCACTTCGACCCTGCTGCTGCCGGGTGAGGATCTGCCGCTGACCGATCCTGAGGAGATCCGCGACCGCCTGGCCAAGCAGGTGGAGCTGATCATCGAAGCGGGCTACTGTGGGCCGGAGGCGACCACGGTGATCGACCTGACCTCGGGCGTGCCGGAACTGGTGCGCGCCGGACGTGGCGATCTGGCGCCATTCGGTCTCACAGCGGACTGA
- a CDS encoding site-2 protease family protein, whose translation MESLIPTLAIWALPVLLAITLHEAAHGYVARHFGDPTAHLAGRITLNPFKHIDPVGTVLVPIGILALSTLFGGGGILFGWAKPVPVDFGRLRKPKADMLWVAAAGPFMNLLMAIGWALVFKFASATPQTAYTLPLELMAEAGMTINAVLMFLNLLPIPPLDGGRIAVSLLPGRLAWQFARLEPYGFPILLILLFTGVLGAILWPLIAVFRFVLATIFGFYG comes from the coding sequence ATGGAATCGCTGATCCCCACGCTTGCCATCTGGGCATTGCCGGTGCTTTTGGCCATTACCTTGCATGAGGCGGCGCATGGCTATGTGGCGCGTCACTTCGGCGACCCAACGGCGCATCTGGCGGGGCGGATCACCCTCAATCCTTTCAAGCACATCGATCCGGTGGGCACCGTGCTGGTGCCGATCGGCATTCTGGCGTTGAGCACGCTCTTTGGCGGCGGCGGTATTCTTTTTGGTTGGGCCAAGCCGGTGCCGGTGGATTTTGGCCGTCTGCGCAAACCCAAGGCCGACATGCTGTGGGTGGCCGCAGCCGGGCCGTTCATGAACCTGCTCATGGCCATCGGCTGGGCCTTGGTGTTCAAGTTCGCCTCCGCCACGCCGCAGACCGCCTACACCCTGCCGCTGGAGCTGATGGCCGAGGCCGGCATGACGATCAACGCGGTGTTGATGTTTCTCAACCTGCTGCCGATTCCGCCCTTGGATGGCGGGCGCATCGCGGTCAGCCTGCTGCCCGGGCGCCTGGCTTGGCAGTTCGCGCGGCTGGAACCCTACGGTTTTCCGATTCTTCTCATCCTGCTGTTCACCGGCGTGCTGGGGGCCATCCTGTGGCCGCTGATCGCGGTGTTCCGCTTTGTCCTGGCAACGATCTTCGGGTTTTACGGGTAA
- a CDS encoding tryptophan--tRNA ligase — protein sequence MYAERVLSGMRPTGRLHLGHYHGVLKNWVKLQEEYPCLFFVADWHALTTAYDSPQVIEESIWDMLIDWLAAGVDPAQATLFIQSRVPEHAELHLLLSMMCPLGWLERVPTYKDQQEKLAEKDLSTYGFLGYPLLQSADILIYRADKVPVGEDQIPHIEFTREIARRFNHLYGREPGFEDKAREAVKKLGAKRARLYEELRTRFQQDGDQAAVEQARALLEEAQNLSLGDRERLYGYLEGGGKMILVEPEALLTEASRMPGLDGQKMSKSYGNTIFLREDDESVTKKIRTMQTDPARVRRTDPGDPDKCPVWQFHVIYSDDGTREWVQQGCRSAGIGCIECKQPVIEAVLKEQGEMRERARPYLEDPTLLRNIIADGCERARKLAQETMRDVREAMGLSYG from the coding sequence ATGTACGCAGAACGCGTTCTCTCCGGCATGCGGCCGACCGGCCGCCTGCATCTGGGCCACTACCATGGCGTGCTGAAAAACTGGGTGAAGCTGCAGGAGGAATACCCCTGCCTGTTCTTCGTCGCCGACTGGCATGCGCTGACCACCGCCTACGACAGCCCGCAGGTCATCGAGGAGAGCATCTGGGACATGCTCATCGACTGGCTCGCCGCCGGGGTCGATCCGGCCCAGGCCACGCTGTTCATCCAGTCGCGCGTGCCCGAACACGCCGAACTGCACCTGCTGCTGTCCATGATGTGCCCGCTGGGCTGGCTGGAGCGCGTGCCCACCTACAAGGACCAGCAAGAAAAGTTGGCGGAAAAGGATTTGTCCACCTACGGTTTTCTCGGCTATCCGCTGCTGCAGTCGGCTGACATCCTGATCTACCGCGCCGACAAAGTGCCGGTGGGCGAAGACCAGATTCCGCACATCGAGTTCACCCGCGAGATCGCACGGCGTTTCAACCACCTCTACGGCCGTGAGCCCGGCTTCGAGGACAAGGCGCGCGAAGCGGTCAAGAAACTCGGCGCCAAGCGCGCCCGGTTGTACGAAGAACTACGCACCCGCTTCCAACAGGACGGCGACCAGGCCGCTGTCGAGCAGGCCCGTGCCTTGCTCGAAGAAGCACAAAACCTCAGCCTGGGCGACCGCGAACGCCTGTACGGTTACCTGGAAGGCGGTGGCAAGATGATCCTGGTCGAGCCGGAAGCCTTGCTCACCGAAGCGTCGCGTATGCCGGGCTTGGATGGACAAAAAATGTCCAAGAGCTACGGTAATACCATCTTCCTGCGCGAGGACGACGAATCGGTCACCAAGAAGATCCGCACCATGCAGACCGACCCGGCGCGGGTGCGGCGCACCGATCCGGGCGATCCGGACAAATGCCCGGTGTGGCAGTTCCATGTCATCTACTCGGACGACGGCACCCGCGAATGGGTTCAGCAGGGCTGCCGTAGTGCCGGCATCGGCTGTATCGAGTGCAAGCAGCCGGTCATCGAGGCGGTGCTCAAGGAGCAGGGCGAGATGCGCGAACGCGCCCGTCCTTACCTGGAAGACCCCACTTTGTTGCGCAACATCATCGCCGACGGCTGCGAGCGCGCGCGCAAGCTGGCGCAGGAAACCATGCGCGATGTGCGTGAAGCCATGGGTCTGTCCTACGGCTGA
- a CDS encoding segregation and condensation protein A has translation MNMPLALAPVETAREAAAVARLYGEPLLELPKDLYIPPHALEVFLEAFEGPLDLLLYLIRKSNIDILDIPMAPLTAQYLEYVEAMRASNLELAADYLLMAAMLLEIKSRMLLPRPVPETQTEEGDPRAELVRRLLEYEQMKQAAARLDALPRAERDFEWVSVLVSEKVVERLPEVSLHDLQLAWLKIMRKARLNQHHRIQREELSVREHMSAILRKLSDGAFVVFDTLFDPRLGPAGVVVSFLALLELVKEKLVQVTQNEAFAPIYVRIADASTEHA, from the coding sequence ATGAACATGCCACTGGCGCTGGCGCCGGTCGAAACCGCCCGCGAGGCGGCAGCAGTGGCGCGCCTGTATGGCGAGCCCTTGCTGGAACTGCCCAAGGATCTTTACATCCCGCCGCACGCGCTGGAAGTTTTTCTGGAAGCCTTCGAAGGCCCGCTGGATCTGCTGCTGTACCTGATCCGCAAGTCCAATATCGACATCCTCGACATCCCCATGGCGCCGCTGACCGCGCAATACCTGGAATATGTCGAAGCGATGCGTGCGTCCAATCTGGAATTGGCCGCAGACTATCTGCTGATGGCGGCGATGTTGCTGGAAATCAAGTCGCGCATGCTGCTGCCACGCCCGGTGCCCGAGACGCAGACCGAAGAAGGCGACCCGCGCGCCGAGTTGGTCCGCCGATTGCTGGAATACGAGCAGATGAAACAGGCCGCAGCCCGCCTGGATGCGCTGCCCAGGGCTGAGCGCGACTTCGAATGGGTCAGCGTGTTGGTGAGCGAGAAAGTGGTCGAACGCCTGCCGGAGGTCAGCTTGCATGACTTGCAGCTTGCCTGGTTGAAGATCATGAGAAAGGCGCGGCTCAACCAACACCATCGCATCCAGCGCGAGGAGCTTTCGGTGCGCGAGCATATGAGTGCGATATTGCGCAAGCTGTCCGATGGCGCCTTTGTGGTTTTCGACACCCTGTTCGACCCCCGCCTGGGGCCGGCCGGGGTGGTGGTGAGCTTTCTCGCCTTGCTGGAACTGGTCAAAGAGAAACTGGTGCAGGTGACCCAAAACGAAGCTTTTGCCCCGATTTACGTGAGGATCGCCGATGCAAGCACCGAGCACGCCTGA